One Salvia splendens isolate huo1 chromosome 22, SspV2, whole genome shotgun sequence DNA segment encodes these proteins:
- the LOC121787579 gene encoding dolichyl-diphosphooligosaccharide--protein glycosyltransferase subunit STT3A-like, translating to MATQETSQSATFRHAFGNVLSFAVLLLIGVMAFSIRLFSVIKYESVIHEFDPYFNYRVTQFLVKSGVYDFWNWFDDRTWYPLGRVIGGTVYPGLTLTAGTLWRILNSMNIPLSVETVCVFTAPVFSAFASLATYLLTKEIKGAGAGLTAAALLAMVPSYISRSVAGSYDNEAVAIFALIFTFYLYIKTLNTGSLFYATLNAIAYFYMVCSWGGYTFIINLIPMHVLLCIVTGRYSPRLYIAYAPLVVLGTLLAALVPVVGFNAVMTSEHFASFLVFIIIHVVALVYYIKGILSPQMFKVAVTLVVSVGMVVCFAVLAVLIALVASSPTKGWSGRSLSLLDPTYASKYIPIIASVSEHQPPTWPSYFMDINVLAFLVPAGIIACFFPLSDASSFAVLYIVTSVYFSGVMVRLMLVLAPAACIMSGIALSEAFDVFTRSIKFHLVSATQSPQDNAGDTTKVTQNDVKHEKSEDTIKERSSRKSKKKDKENIERPSLVSQVEKRLLVLPLETSVIAVFLLVLLGAFYVVHCVWAAAEAYSAPSIVLTSRSHDGLHVFDDFREAYAWLSHNTEVDDKVASWWDYGYQTTAMANRTVIVDNNTWNNTHIATVGTAMSSPEKAAWDIFNSLDVKYVLVVFGGLVGYPSDDINKFLWMVRIGGGVFPHIKEPDYLRDGQYRIDSQATPTMLNCLMYKLSYFRFVETDGRGFDRVRNTEIGKKHFKLTHFEEVFTTHHWMVRIYKLKSPRNRIRGKTKKSKSKSGTSTSSKRSGTRKKNPWQ from the exons ATGGCGACCCAGGAGACTTCTCAATCCGCGACTTTCCGCCACGCCTTCGGCAATGTTCTTTCATTTGCCGTTCTGTTACTGATCGGCGTTATGGCTTTCTCGATCCGTCTATTCTCA gtgataaagtatgagagtgTGATTCATGAATTCGATCCGTATTTCAATTACAGAGTGACACAG TTTCTTGTAAAAAGTGGCGTATATGACTTCTGGAATTGGTTTGACGACCGAACATG GTATCCTCTTGGGCGTGTGATTGGAGGAACTGTCTACCCTGGGCTTACACTAACTGCGGGTACTTTATGGAG GATATTGAACTCCATGAATATTCCTCTATCAGTTGAAACTGTTTGTGTATTTACAGCTCCTGTATTTTCAGCTTTTGCATCATTGGCTACATACCTTCTGACAAAG GAAATTAAAGGTGCTGGTGCTGGCTTGACTGCTGCAGCTCTTCTGGCCATG GTGCCGTCATATATATCTCGATCTGTGGCTGGAAGCTATGACAATGAAGCAGTGGCAATATTTGCTTTGATCTTCACGTTCTATCTTTATATAAAG ACGTTGAACACAGGATCACTTTTTTATGCTACTCTAAATGCAATTGCATACTTTTACATG GTTTGCTCTTGGGGAGGGTACACCTTTATTATTAATCTCATCCCAATGCATGTGCTGCTATGCATTGTAACTGGTCGCTATTCTCCACGCCTCTACATTGCTTATGCTCCCCTT GTTGTCTTGGGAACGCTGTTAGCAGCTCTGGTGCCTGTTGTTGGTTTTAATGCTGTCATGACATCTGAGCATTTTGCGTCATTCTTG GTCTTCATCATAATACATGTTGTGGCACTTGTCTATTATATCAAAGGAATTCTGAGTCCTCAAATGTTCAAAGTCGCAGTTACTCTTGTTGTCTCAGTTGGGAT GGTTGTGTGCTTTGCTGTGTTGGCTGTGCTAATAGCATTGGTAGCATCCAGCCCAACAAAAGGATGGAGTGGACGAAGTCTGAGTCTGCTTGATCC AACCTATGCAAGCAAGTACATACCAATCATTGCAAGTGTTAGTGAGCACCAGCCCCCTACTTGGCCATCTTACTTTATGGACATTAATGTTTTAGCATTTTTGGTTCCTGCTGGCATTATT GCATGCTTTTTTCCATTGTCTGATGCAAGCTCCTTTGCTGTTCTCTATATTGTTACATCCGTGTATTTTTCTGGGGTCATG GTGCGGCTTATGCTTGTACTAGCTCCAGCAGCTTGTATAATGTCTGGTATTGCCCTATCAGAAGCTTTTGACGTTTTTACTCGATCGATTAAATTCCATTTGGTTAGTGCAACACAAAGTCCCCAAGACAAT GCAGGGGATACGACTAAAGTTACTCAAAACGATGTGAAGCATGAGAAAAGCGAGGACACAATAAAGGAACGATCTTCAAGGAAAAGTAAAAAGAAGGACAAGGAAAACATAGAGAGACCGTCTCTTGTATCCCAAGTTGAAAAGAGGCTTTTGGTCTTGCCCCTGGAGACTTCTGTGATAGCTGTTTTCTTACTTGTCTTGCTTGGAGCATTTTATGTG GTTCATTGTGTCTGGGCTGCAGCAGAGGCTTATTCTGCTCCGTCAATTGTTTTAACCTCTCGTTCTCATGATGGTCTCCATGTATTTGATGACTTCAGAGAGGCATATGCTTGGTTGAGCCATAACACTGAGGTGGATGATAAA GTTGCGTCTTGGTGGGACTACGGTTACCAAACAACAGCTATGGCTAACCGTACAGTTATTGTTGATAACAACACTTGGAACAACACACATATTGCGACTGTTGGTACTGCAATGTCATCTCCAGAAAAGGCAGCTTGGGACATTTTCAACTCATTGGATGTAAAATATGTTTTGGTTGTTTTCGGAG GTCTTGTTGGGTATCCCAGTGATGACATTAACAAGTTTCTGTGGATGGTTCGGATTGGTGGAGGCGTGTTTCCTCACATCAAGGAACCTGACTATTTG AGAGATGGTCAGTATCGGATTGATTCTCAAGCTACTCCAACCATGCTCAACTGCCTCATGTACAAACTTTCATATTTCAG GTTTGTAGAGACAGATGGGAGAGGGTTTGACAGGGTTAGGAACACTGAAATTGGGAAAAAGCATTTCAAACTCACTCACTTTGAAGAG GTCTTCACCACTCATCACTGGATGGTCCGGATATACAAATTGAAGTCCCCCAGGAATAGGATCCGTGGGAAAACCAAGAAATCCAAATCG AAATCTGGCACTTCGACTAGCTCGAAAAGAAGTGGAACAAGAAAGAAGAATCCCTGGCAGTAA